GACCGGTCGGCTCGGCGGACCGGCGGGACCGACCTGCGTCTCCCCTCGATCATGCCGCCGAAACGCGGGTGCACGCAGCGGTGGAGGTCCGTGGTTGGGCCGTCAGGTCCACTCCCGGCGGGCGCCGAGGTTCCCCACCACCCCGTACACCAGGGCGGCGAGCCCGTAGTCCAGCACCAGCTGGAGGGTGGTCCCGGCGACCTGGAAGATGCCACGGGACCAGGCGGCCAGCCAGTCGGCGGCCTGCTCGATCCAGTGCACCACCGGGTTGCCGGTGTTGGCGCCGAGCAGGCGCAGCAGGATCCAGACGACCAGGACGGCGACGGCGGCGTTGGCGAGCACTCTCACTGCGACGAATAGTCCTCTCATGCCCTGTCGCCTTGCACCGAAAGGGAATTGCAAACTCCCCGGCGCCATCTTCGGCGGCGGACGACAGCGGTGGACGACAGCGGCCGTGGACGACGGCGGAGCACCCCGGCATGACTGCGCGGGGAGCGGGCAGGCGCCGGACAGCCCCCTCCCCTCCCGATCGGAGTGAACCCGGTGACACAGGTAGAGGAATCGATCGAAGTGGCCGTCCCCGTCTCCGTGGCCTACCGCCGGTGGACCCGGTTCGAGGACTTCCCGAGGTTCATGCCGGGCGTCGAGCGGATCGACCGGACGTCCCCCGAGCTGACCCACTGGGTGGTCAGGGTCGGCGGAAGCACCCGGGAGTTCGACGCCAGGATCACCGAGCAGATCCCGGACGAGCGGATCGCCTGGACCACCGTGTCCGGTGACCTGCACCAGGCGGGTGTGATCACCTTCCACCGGCTGGACGACGCCCGGACCAAGGTGATGCTGCAGCTCGCGCACGACCCGCACGGACTGGTCGAGACCGTCGGCGACAAGCTCGGCTTCGTGCACCGCCAGGCCATCGACGGCCTCCAGCACTTCAAGGACTTCGTCGAGTCGCGCGGCGCGGGGGCGGACGCCGGGCCCGGCCCGCTCTGACCTGGGACGACCTCCGGCGTACCCGGGACCCGGCCCGGCGGGGCCCGCTCGGGCGAAGGGACCGCCGCGCGGCGTACCGGTGGGACGGTCAGAGGATCGAGTGGTCGCGGACCCGGCCCGACAGGGAGGCCTCCGGGCCGGCCGTGGCCCGTTCCGGGTCCTGCTCCGAGGCGAACCGGCCGACCACCGGCGGCACCCGGTACCGGGCGGGGGCGCCGTAGCCGGGCTGGTCCCGGACCACCAGTCGGCGGTCGCAGAGGCGGTCGAGCAGGTCGTCAGCCTGGCGCGGCCCGAGGTCCAGCAGGGCGGCCGCCTGCTCCAGGGTGAAGCCGAAGGCGGGCAGGCCGCCGAGCAGGGCGGTGAACCGCAGGTCGTCCGGATGGGTGCCGTAGTGGCTGCGGAGCAGGCAGGTCCGCAGGTCCAGGTCGCCGACCGAGAGCTCGTCCAGGCAGAGCGGACCGTCCAGCAGGCCGGCCAGCCGGGCCAGGCTCCAGTGCGGGCGGGTGGCCAACCGGGTGCCGGCGATCCGGACGGCCAGCGGCAGGAACCCGCAGGCCCGCAGGATCCGGGCGGCGGACTCCGGCTCGGCCGCCACCCGGCGCCGGCCGGCGATCCGCCCGAGCAGCTCGATGCCCTCCTCGGGGCTGAACCCGCCGATCTCCACCAGCTGCGCGCCGGTGAGGCCGGAGAGCCGCGAGCAGCTGGTCACCAGGGTGGCGCAGGAGCCGGTGGTGGGCAGCAGCGGGCGGATCTGGGCCTCGTCCAGGGCGTTGTCGAGCAGGACGAGGATCCGCCGGCCGTGCAGCCGTTCGCGGTAGAGCCGGATCCGGTCCGCCACCGGCACGGGGACGTCCTCGCTGGGCAGGCCGGTCGCCCGCAGCAGGCCGGCCAGCGCGTCGGCGGGGTCGCGCGGGGTGCCGTCGGGCGCGCGCAGGTCGTGGTAGAGCAGGCCGCCGGAGAAGTGGTCCCCGGCGGTCCGGGCCACGCTGTTGAGCAGGGTCGACTTGCCGGCGCCGCCGGGCCCCGAGACGACCGCGAGAGTCCAGTCGGCGGGTCTCTGGGCCGGTCCGTCCTCCTCGGGGTGCAGGATCTCGCGCAGTCGCGCCGAGGCCTCCCGCCGCCCGACGAAGTCCGCCAGGCCCGGGGGTAACTGGCTCGTACTGCCCCTCAGTTGGATAGCCCGCGGCCGCCCGGCCAGTCCCGGCAGACCGACCTCACCGCGGCCCTCGATGACGGCCTGCTGGAGGCGCTGCAGGACGGCTCCGGGCTGCAGCCCGAGCTCCTCGGCCAGCAGCCGGCGGACGGCGTCGAAGACCATCAGCGCCTCCACCTGGCGGCCGGTGCGGTAGAGCGCGATCATCTGCTGGGCCCGCAGCCGCTCCCGGTAGGGGTGGACCTCCACCAGGGCGTCCAGGTCGGCCAGCGCCTCGAAGTACTGGCCGAGGCCGAGCCGGACGTCGATCGCCATCTCCGCGACGGCCAGGCGCCGTTCGGCCAGCCGTACGCTCTCCTGCTGGACCAGCGGCGAGCGCTCCATGCCGTCGAAGGGGTGTCCGCGCCAGAGCGTCAGGGCGCGCTGGAACAGCCGGTCGGCCTGCTCCGGCTCGCCCCGGCGGGCGGCGGCCGTCCCCTCGGCGGCGAGCGCCTCGAAGCGGGCCAGGTCGACCTCCTCCGGCGCGGCGGAGAGCAGGTAGCCGCCGGGGCGGCTGAGCACCCGCGGCCCGTCGCCGGGACTGACCAGCGCCTTGCGCAGGTAGTGGACGTTCACCTGCAGGTTCTTCGCGGCCGTGCGCGGCGGGTTCCCCCACCACAGGGCCTCGGTGAGGCGCGGCGTCGACACCGTGGTGTTGGCCCGGCAGAGCAGGGCCGCGAGCAGGAAGCGGAGTTTGCCCGATCCCAGATCCACGAGAGTTTCACCGACGTGCACTTCGAGCGGTCCGAGCACGCTGAACTCCATGGCGATCCCTCCCCGGGCATGGAACGGTCCGTGCGCGCCCCACCCCTGGGCGCGTCAACCGGCCTGTCATCATTGCGGCCTGACGGTATGTCGTCAACGGGCTGCGCAGCGTGGTGTGCGGCTGCCCGCACCGGCGGGAACACCAGGGCACGGCCGCCCCACCCACCACAGCCGGGACCGCCCCGGGCGGCCGCACCCGGGGTCGGCGCGGCTTCTCAGGGCCGGGCCGCGAGCGCCTCGGTGAGCGCCTGGAGCAGCCTGCGGCCGGCGTCCCGCCGTTCGGCCGGCAGGGCGGTGAAGGCCTGGACGAGGGCGACCACCTCGGTCAGCTCGGCGGAGCCCTCGCCGTGCAGCACCTGCCGGGCGCTGCGGGCGCGTTGCACCGTCGCGAGGGCGGCGGCCGCCTGGGCCGCGAACAGGCCGAGCCAGTCCAGGTCGCGCAGCGCGGACTGCCGCCGGACGTCGCGGTCCAGCACCTCCAGCACCCCGAGCACCCGGTCGCCGTGCAGCAGCGGCGCCGCCATCAGGGCGTCCGGCACGTACCGGGTGGACTCGGCGATGTCGCGGTCGAAGACCGGGCTCTGCGCGAGGTCGTCGACGATCACCGGCTCGGCGGACACCAGGACCCAGCCGGCGATGCCCCGGGCGGCCGGGAACCGGTTGCCGACCAGGAAGTCCTCGCCCTCCCCCGAGACCGCCTCGAAGACGAGTTCCTCGGTGCCGGGGTCCAGCCCGATGATCGAGGCGGCGCGGGCGCCGAAGACGCCGCGGGCCGCCTCCACCACGGACTGCAGCAACTCCCGGTGCCCGGTGTCGGAATCGGTGACGGCGAGGGCCGTGGCGAGCACGTCCTGGCGGTTCATGGGGCTCTCCTGACGTTCGCCGAGGTGAGATGCAGCAGGCTCTTGACCTGGAAGGGCGTCAGCCCCGGATGGTTGCCCAGGATCCGGGCGCAGAGGCCGGCCACGTGCGGGGTCGCGAAGCTGTTGCCGGTGCAGCGGCGGGTGCCGCCCTCCAGCCAGGCGACCGGGACTTCGACGCCCCGGGCGAAGAACTCCACCGGGGGCACCGGGTTGTAGAGCAGGTGCAGCGGGTCGGGCAGGTCGTGGCTGCCCACCGAGACCACCGAGGAGAACCGCCAGGGGAAGCTCTCCACCCGCAGGTTGTGCGCGGAGGCGACCAGCAGCGAGCCGGCGAAGTAGGCGGAGTCGGCGAGTTGGTGCAGTCGCAGCACGAAGTCCCGTTTGGTCGTGGACAGGCTCATGTTGATCACGTCGAAGCGCTGCTCCACCGCCCAGCGCAGGCCGGCCAGCAGGGCCTCCCCGGTGCCGGAGAGGCCGGAGCCGAGCACCCGCAGGCTGACCAGTTCGCAGTCCGGTGCCAGCGAGCGGATGATGCCGGCGCAGGCCGTGCCGTGGCCGCAGGTGTCGCCGATCTCGTCCACCTCCACCACCTGCTGCCCGTCCGGGCCGGTGCGGACGGCGAAGGACCCGTCGAGCCGGCCGACCTGCGGGTGGTCCGGCATCACGCCGCTGTCGAGCACGCAGACCCGGACGCCGGCGCCGGTTCCGGTGGCGGTGGCGAGCGGCTGGGGCGGCAGGGCGGGGCCCGGCCAGCGGCTGTCGAGGGTGAGCGGGACGTCGGCCAGGTCGGTGAGCCGCCAGGTGAGCGGTTCACCACCGGGGGACTTCCAGTGCGGGGTGGTCATCGCTGGCCGCCGTCCCGCAGGAGGGCCGCCCGCCGGGCGCCGACCAGGTGGCCCTTGCCGGTGAAGGCCCGCTCGGCCCGGTCGGCCACCGTCCGCGCGTGCACCGGGTCGCCGACCGCCAGCAGTACGGTCGCCCGGTTGAGCAGCGCCTGGGCCCGCCCGACCGGGGAGTCGGTGCTCTCGGCGAGCCGCACGGCCTCCGCCGCCAGGTCGGCGGCCCGGTCGTGCTGCCCTGCGGCGGCCGCCAGCCGGGCCCGGACGGCCTGGTGCTCGGCCCGTTGGAGGGGTGAGTCGCCGGCCCCGGCCCGGACGGCGTCCGCCAGGGTCTCGGCCTCGGCGTGCCGCCCCTGGTCGAGCAGCAGCGCGGCCAGGGTGTCGGCGGCCGTGGCGTGGGTGTCCGGGTCGCCGGAGGCCACGGCGAGCGCGCAGGCCCGGCGCAGCCGCTCCTCGGCGGCGGCGGGCGAGCCGGCCAGCGCCTCCACCAGTCCGCCGAAGGTCTGGATCGCCGCCTGCGGCACCGCCACCCCGAGGTCCTCCGCGATCCGTTCGGCCTCGGCCACCAGGGCCCGGGCTTCGGTGAAGTCGCCGCCCATGGCCAGCAGGACCGCCAGCGGGCAGCAGAGCGCAGCCCGGACGGCCCGGCGGCCCGCCGCGTGCCCGGCCAGCAGCTCCCGGCAGCGGGCGACGGCGGCGGGCACCGGCTCCGGGCCGAGCCAGAGGGTGACGGCGAGCCCGCCGAGGGCGGTCGCCTGTTCCAGCACCGCGCCGGCCCGGCCGCCGCTGGCCAGGGCGGCCTCGAAGTGGCCGGCCGCCTCGACGTAGCGGCCACGGGCCTGCCGGCCGTGCGCCACGTAGAGCCTGGCCCGGGACTGGCCGAGTTCGTCGGCGGCCGCGGTGAAGACGGGCAGCAGCTCGCGGGCGGTCTCGACCAGGGGCTCCAGGCCGGTCTCGGGGACGGCCAGGTAGGCCAGGTGCAGCCGGGCGTGGGCCGCCGGGCACGGGTCGGGCTCGACCTCGGCGGCGGACCCGGCGGGACCGGACCCGGTAGTCGCGCAGGGGCCGGGGAGGGCGCAACCGGCCGGGTCGGGGACGCCGGTCGCGGACCGGCCCGGGAGGGCGGAACCGGCCGTGTCGGCGAGGGCGGAACCGGCCTGGCCGGCGGGCGCCTCCGCCAGCAGTCCGAGCAGCAGGTCGCGGGCCGGTCCGGCCGCCCCGGTGGCGATCAGCGCCTCGGCCAGCCGGAGCCGGGCCGCACTGCGGTCCGGGGTGCCGGGCTGCGCCAGGTCCGCGGCCTGGGAGAGGAGTTCGGCGGCCCAGGAGCACTCGCCGCGGGCCAGTGCCCGCTCCCCCGCCGTCAGCAGGTGCCGCGCCGCGCCCGCACCCAGCCGGGCCAGCCCCTGCCGGTCGGAGCCGAGGTCCCGGTGGTGGCGGTGGGCCTCCGCGAGGTGGCGGCCCACCAGCTCGTGGCGGACCGGCTCGTCGGCGGCCAGCCGGCCGGCGTACGCCTCGTGCAGGGCCGCCCGGCGGCGCTTGGGCAGGCCCGCGTAGCAGACCTCGCGGACCAGCAGGTGGACGAAGCGGTACCCGGCGGTGCCGGGCCGCCGCCCGGCCGGCTCGACCAGCCGCCGGCGCAGCAGCGCCTGCAGGACGGGCGCCAGCTGGTCCCGCTGCTCCCCGGCGCCGGCCCGGGCGCCGTCACTCGGGGCGCCCTCACTCGGGACGTCCTCACTCGGGGCGTCGTCCCGCAGGGCGGTGTCCTGCAGGCCGACGTCCCGCAGGCCCGGGACGGTGAACTCGCGTCCGATCACCGAGGCGTGCTCCAGCACCTCGCGCTCGGCCCGCGGCAGGCGGTCGAGCCGGGCCTCCAGCAGGGCCTGGACGGTCGGCGGCAGTTCGTCCGCCGTGCCACCGTCCGCCAGCACGGCGACCAGCTGCTCGGCGAAGAGCGGGTTGCCCTCGGCCGCCGCCGCGACCCGGCGGACGGTGCCGGCCTCGCTGTGCGCCGTCACCTCGGCGCAGGATCCGACCAGCTCCTCGCAATCGGCCGGCGACAGCGGGCCCAGCACCAGGGAGGTCGCCGACAGCTTCGCCCCGCCCCAGCCCGGGCGGACGTCCAGCAGGTCGAGCCGGGCCAGGCAGAGCAGCAGCAGCGGGGCGCCGGCCGTCCAGTCCGCCAGATGGTCGATCAGGTCCAGCAGGGTCGGCTGCGCCCACTGCAGGTCGTCGAAGACCAGGGTCACGGGCCGTACCTCGCCCAGTGCCTGGAGCAGCAGGCCGGTGGCCCAGAAGGTGTCCTCGGTCGCGGCGCCCGTCCCGTCCAGCACGGCTCCCAGCAGCGCCACGGCGGCCGGGGCACCCTCCTGGCCGTCCAGCAGCGCGCGCAGCGCGGCCCGTTCGGCGGCGGGACCGGCGGGACCGGCGGGCTCCGCCCCGTCGGCGGGGCCGCCCGGGAGTGCGCCCATCGCCTGCCGCAGCAGCTCCGCCAGCGTCTGCAGGGAGCCGGCGCCGCCGTACGGGTGGCAGCGGCTGACCGCGACCGCGCCGCCGCCCTCGCGCAGCCCGGCGAGGAACTCGGCCACCAGCCGGGACTTGCCCACGCCCGGATCGCCGAGCAGGGTGAACAGGTGGCAGCCACGCTGGGTGACGGAGCGTTCGCGGGCCAGCTCCAGCTGGTGCAGCTCGTCGCGGCGGCCGATCAGCCGGGCGCTGCCGGGCCGGGCGGCGGCCTGCGGGTCCGGCTGCACGCCGGTCAGCCGCCAGACCGCCAGCGGCCGGGACTTCCCCTTCACGGTGAGCGGTTCGACCGGCTCCGCGGTGATCTCGGGCGCGGCCACCCGGTGGCTGACCGTGCCCAGCAGGATCCCGCCGTCGGGGGCGTGCTGTTCGAGCCGGGCCGCGACGTTGACGGTGTCGCCGGAGACCATCGCATGACCGTCGCCGAACTCCCGGGACCAGAGCACCTCACCGGTGTTCACCCCGATCCGCAGCCGCAGTCGCACCCGCAGCGCGGGGTCCAGGCCGGCGTTGAGCTCGTCCATCGCCTGCTGCATGTCCCAGGCGGCCCGGACGCCCCGCAGGACGTCGTCCTCACGCACCCGGGGCACCCCGAAGACCGCCATCACGGCGTCGCCGATGAATTTCTCGACGGTGCCGCCGTGGTGCTCCAGGCAGTCGCGCATCAAGGTGTAGTAGCGCAGCATGACCTCGCGCAGCGCCTCCGGGTCCAGTCGCTCGGCCAGCTCGGTCGAGCCGGCCAGGTCGGCGAAGACCACGGTGACGGTGCGCCGGGCGCGGACGGGCCGGGCCGCCGCCTCCAGCGGGCGTCCGCAGGCCATGCAGAAGCGGGCGCCCGGCGCGTTCTGCCCGGTGCACGAGGGGCACTCCATGGTCGCCCTCCTGAGGGTCTGGGCCCGGACGGCCGCACGCGAGGGGCGGGCGGGCGGCGGGTGTCGGGAAGGGGCGGGTGTCGGGAAGGGGCGGGACGTCGAGCGGACGGACGGGATCTCGGGGATCGGGGGTTCCGGGCCGGCAGGCACAGCCCTCAGAAGAAGAGCCCGCCCACCATCAGGTGCGCCTGCACCTCCGGGCCGGCCTCCGCCAGCCGCAGGCCGACGCCGGCGAGCACCGCGACCTCGTCGGCCGACAGGGCTGCCAGCACCGCGCGCTGGCCGTCGGTCAGCTCGTCGATCGGGAAGCCCGACGCGGCCAGCACGTCGAGCGGGGCGTCGGGGGTGCCGGGTGCCTCGGGAGCGTCGGCGATGTCGGGGGCTTGGAGGGCGTCGTCCATGGTCGGCCCGTTCCTTTCTCACTCCGGGGGTGCCGTACCGGCGCGGGCCGCGGGGCCCGCGCCGGTACGACCGCTTGCCGACGGATCGGTTACCAGACCACTCCGCCGGTGGTGTTGGAGTCCTGGCTGTGGGCGGCCACGTCGCCGTCCAGCCGGGACTTGATCGAGTTGATGACCTCGACCTCCTCCGGGGACAGGTGGGCGATCACCGCCAGCTGCTCCTCGCTCGCCCCCTCGAAGCTGTGGCCGCTCGCGGCGAGAGCCGCAATCGAGTCGAATGCCATGTCCGTTCTCCTTCTCGTGAGGTACCTGACGACGTCACAGGTTCGGCATGTCCTACGGTTGTTCGTGGCGCACCGGGAGCGACCGGGGCCGGACGGTGGTGCGGCAGACCCCCTGCCGCACCACCACCCCGGCGCCGCGGTCACCGGCGGGCACTACCAGACGAGGCCGCCGACGGTGTCGCTCGGGGGCGCCACCGAGTGGGCCGCGACCTCGCCGTCCAGGCGCGACTTGATCGAGTTGATGACCTCGACCTCCTCCGGGGACAGGTTGGCGATCACCGCCAGCTGCTCCTCGCTCGCCCCCTCGAAGCTGTGGCCGTTCGCCGCCAGGGCCTCGACCGACTCGTTCGCCATGTCTACCTTCTTCCGTGATCCGTACTGACGCCCCGGCCCGACCGGTCGGCCCGGCCTCGCGTCGTCTGCGGAGCCCGCCAGCGCGGGCCTTTCGGGGGTGCCGGCCGCCTCGGGGGCGCCGGCTGGTTCAGGGGTTCCGGGCGGGTCAGGGGTACCGGCCGGCCCGGGGGCCTCGCCGGCGTCGTCCGCGGGGACCGGCCCGGTACCGTCCGCGGCACCGGGGTCGTCCCCCGGGTCGTCCGCCGGCCCGTCCACGTCCGCCGGTCGCAGCCGGAGGAACACCGCGCCCAGGACGGCCAGTCCGGTGCCGGCGCCGGCCAGCACCCAGCCCAGGCCGATCCAGACCGCCAGGGCGGCCCCGACCAGCGGTGCCGAGATCTGCAGCACCGTGGGCACGATGTTCACCACCGTGCTGACCCGCCCCATCAGCTCCTGCGGCGTGGCCCGCTGCACCAGGTAGAGGAAGACCACCAGGATCCCGGTGGAGCAGAGCCCGATCCCGACCGCCACCGGCAGCCAGAGCGGCGGGGCCATCCGGAAGCCGGTCAGCACCGCGGCGCCGATCAGGGCGATCAGGACGCCGGTGGCCGCCTGCGAGGTGGCCAGCAGGGTGAAGGCGTTCCAGCGCTGCCCCCACTGGCCGACCAGGACCGTCCCGGCGACCGCGCCGGCGGCGACCGCCGCGATGGCCGGTCCGTACAGGGACTTGGAGATCCCGAGCTGCACCAGGACCAGCGGTGAGAGGGTGTCGAAGGCCAGGACCAGGAAGATGGTGGCGGAGAGGCTGCCGATCGCGATCAGCAGGACCCGGTTGCCGAGCACGAAGGTGATGCCCTCGCGCAGTTCGTGGCGGAAGCCGGTCCGGCCGGCCGGTTCGGCCGCGGTGTCCTGGTACGTGTCCCCGGCGGCCGGTTCGGCGCGGCCCCGCGAGCGGGCCGGCAGCCGGAGCCGGGACAGGATCAGGGCCGAGAGCAGGAAGGTCGCGGCGTCCACCACGAAGGCGCCCTGCGGGCTGGTCACGGCGAGCAGCACACCGCCCAGCGCCGGTCCGGCGATCTTGCAGACCTGGGTGACGAAGCCGCTGAGCGAATTCGCCGCCAGCAGCGCCGACTTCGGCACCACCAGGGTGACGGTCGACTGCTGGGCCGGCACGAACAGCGTGCTGACCGCCACCTTGGCGACCACCAGCACCACCAGCACCGGGAGGTTCGGCGCCAGCAGGTAGCCGAGCACCAGGGCGGCCCGGGCCAGATCGCAGCCGATCATCACCTGCTTCTGCGGGAGCCGGTCGGCCCAGACCCCGGCGAAGGGCGCCACCAGCATCCACGGGACGGCGGCCGCCGCCGAGACCACGGCCAGACCGCCCGCGCCGGCCTGCCACTGGTAGGCCACCAGGGAGATCAGCGCGACGAAGTCGATCCAGTCGCCGAAGCTGGAGAGCAGCTGGCCGCCGAAGAGCAGCCGGTACTGACGGTGGTTCAGTGCGGACAGGAATCCGGATCGGGGCATCGCGGCCGCCTCCCGGTCAGACCGGCCGGGCGGCGGGGCCGGTGCCCGCGACGGGCGCGGGCGGGGCCTCGGGCACGGTGGCGAGCAGTTCCTCGAAGAGGACGGTGGTGGTCTGCAGGGTGTGCAGGGCGCTCACCCCGATCGCCGTGTGGTGCTCCGGGCCGAGCGGCAACTCGTCCAGGAGGCAGAGGAGTTCGTCGCGGTGCCGGACGTCGAGGGTGGCGTGCCGGTGCAGCGTCCGGAACCCCTCGACCGGGTAGCCGGTGCGCTCCCGCAGGTAGCCGGTGAGCTGCGGCGACGGCGGGTAGCCCTCCAGCACGGCGATGTGGCCGAGCAGGCAGACCGGGTGGTGGTGGCGGATCCAGTAGTACTGCGCGCCGACCAGGTTGGCCACGGCCGTGCCGGGCATCGCGCTCAGCAGGGTGTCCGGGTCCTGGCCGATCGCCGCCAGATCCTCCCGCACCCAGTCGTCGTGGCCGCGCTCCTCGCGCCGGTGCTTGGTCAGGTAGCCGACCAGGCCGGCCGCCACCGGGTCGGCGGAGGCGAGCGCCTCGGACCGTTCCAGGGCCAGCTCCATCAGCGGCACGGTGGCGCGGATGGCGGTGTGCAGCAGCCGCAGGTAGCGCGGGTAGAGCTCGGCCACCGACGGGGAGGTCCACAGTCGCGAGGTGAGGGCGGAGAAGCCGGGCATCAGCAGCCCGATCTTGGCCCGGACCAGCTCGCTGTTGCCGCGGGCGGCGCCGGACGGCCCGGCCGCGGTGGCCGGCCGCGCGGGCGGTGTGACGGTACTCATCGATGCGCTCCCCTTCCCACCAGGTCGATCGCGCTGAGCAGCAGGTCGTCCTGCTCGGGGACGACCCGCCTGGTCATCGCCCAGCAGAGCCCGCAGATGTCGGCGAACTCGCGGTCCGCCAGATCGGTGAAGCGCGGGTGCGCGGTCAGCGCTCCGCCGCCGGCCGTGCCCATCGCACGGTAGAGCGGGTTCTGCTGGAGCTCCTCCACGGCGCGGCCGACCTCCTCGCCGCTGGCGCAGTCCCGCCGCAGCGCGGCCGGCCCGCCGCCCATCAGGACGGTCTCGTTGCAGCAGGCGGTGACCCGGCCGTCGTAGCGGATCACCGGTGAGATCACCAGTTCGCAGGCGCCGAGGGCCCGCCCGGGCACCCGCTGGGGGCGCTCGAAGATCGCCGCACCGCGTCCGTGCGGGAGCCCCTGGGTCGCGACCAGTTCGGCGTACCGGGCCCAGCCGGCGCCGAAGGCCTGGACGAGCAGTTCCTCGGCCCGCCCGAGCGCGTCGCCCTGGTCGACCACCTGGACGACGATCGGCAGGTCGTGGCCGGCGATCGTGCGGGCCGCGCCGGTGAAGCGCTCGGGGCCGGTGCCGGCCTCGTGGTAGGCGTCGGTGCTGAGGTAGACGCAGCGGCAGCGCGCCAGCACCTCGTGGATCCAGCGCGGCGGGTCGGCGGCCCGGCCCCAGACGCCGCTGGTGTAGACGACCAGGTCCTTGCCCGCCTCGGTGATCCGCCGGGCGGCGTACGTGAGGCCCCGTCGCTCGACGAAGGGCTCGCCGCCGGAAACGCCGATCATGGTGCGCAGCGGGTCGGCGCTGAGCCGGTCGACGATCTGCTCGAAGAGGTCGAAGTCGGTGATCCGGGGGCTGTCCGGCCGGGAGTCCACCGAGCAGTGGCCGCAGCCGACCGGGCAGCGGTCGGTGATGAAGAGCAGGGCGGTGGCGCCGCGGGTCTGCCGGATGCGGTTGATCTCCGCGTGGGTCAGCCGGTCCATGCGAGGTCCTGCCGGGAGGCGTCGCGGTGCCCGGCCGGGGTCCGCGGCGGGGTGTCCCCGAGGGTGATCAGGTCGGCGTAGCCGGGCACCCCGAAGCGGCGTGCGAAGCCCAGCGGGCCGGCGTCCACCGAGACCTTCTCCACCGCGTCCCGGACGGCGATGGTGGACGGCAGCAGGGTCAGCGCCTGCACCCCCTCCTTCACCCCCGGCGTGGTGGAGAGCTTCCAGCAGGTCTGGCAGTAGCCGTCGCAGCCGTCCTGCCCCCCGAAGCGCTCCGCCAGGTACTCCGGACCGTAGGTGCGGATCGCCCCCACCATCGGGGACTCCAGGGCCTTGCGCTTGACGGTGTCCCAGTCGTCCCGGGCGATGTGACCGAGGAAGAGGTGGGCGGGCAGCGGCACCTTGCCGTCCATCACGTCCTGGTTGCCGCACGAGGTCACCTGGCCGTTGAAGCCGATGACGGGCCAGCAGGCCAGCGTGCAGGGCGCGGCGGTGGCGGGGTAGGCGGCCTGCGGGCGGGTCTCCATCCACTCCCGGGCGCGGCCCACCGGGGACAGCGGCACCACCAGCATCGGCACCCGGTCGGCGAACTC
The sequence above is a segment of the Kitasatospora sp. NBC_00240 genome. Coding sequences within it:
- a CDS encoding MFS transporter, yielding MPRSGFLSALNHRQYRLLFGGQLLSSFGDWIDFVALISLVAYQWQAGAGGLAVVSAAAAVPWMLVAPFAGVWADRLPQKQVMIGCDLARAALVLGYLLAPNLPVLVVLVVAKVAVSTLFVPAQQSTVTLVVPKSALLAANSLSGFVTQVCKIAGPALGGVLLAVTSPQGAFVVDAATFLLSALILSRLRLPARSRGRAEPAAGDTYQDTAAEPAGRTGFRHELREGITFVLGNRVLLIAIGSLSATIFLVLAFDTLSPLVLVQLGISKSLYGPAIAAVAAGAVAGTVLVGQWGQRWNAFTLLATSQAATGVLIALIGAAVLTGFRMAPPLWLPVAVGIGLCSTGILVVFLYLVQRATPQELMGRVSTVVNIVPTVLQISAPLVGAALAVWIGLGWVLAGAGTGLAVLGAVFLRLRPADVDGPADDPGDDPGAADGTGPVPADDAGEAPGPAGTPDPPGTPEPAGAPEAAGTPERPALAGSADDARPGRPVGPGRQYGSRKKVDMANESVEALAANGHSFEGASEEQLAVIANLSPEEVEVINSIKSRLDGEVAAHSVAPPSDTVGGLVW
- a CDS encoding radical SAM protein, which translates into the protein MHLQDILRLRPIPAAAVYFGLTRRCPLHCSHCSTESLMDSEQFPARMFLRFAETFTPENRPELTLMSGGEALLRPGLVRDIADRARAVGSRSYVLSGLYFAQKPRIPKPVRAAIEAVDHFSASTDRFHEEEVPRAAVFRVLHELLDDGKDVSLQITGEGPDDPYLADITAAVRREFADRVPMLVVPLSPVGRAREWMETRPQAAYPATAAPCTLACWPVIGFNGQVTSCGNQDVMDGKVPLPAHLFLGHIARDDWDTVKRKALESPMVGAIRTYGPEYLAERFGGQDGCDGYCQTCWKLSTTPGVKEGVQALTLLPSTIAVRDAVEKVSVDAGPLGFARRFGVPGYADLITLGDTPPRTPAGHRDASRQDLAWTG
- a CDS encoding radical SAM protein; protein product: MDRLTHAEINRIRQTRGATALLFITDRCPVGCGHCSVDSRPDSPRITDFDLFEQIVDRLSADPLRTMIGVSGGEPFVERRGLTYAARRITEAGKDLVVYTSGVWGRAADPPRWIHEVLARCRCVYLSTDAYHEAGTGPERFTGAARTIAGHDLPIVVQVVDQGDALGRAEELLVQAFGAGWARYAELVATQGLPHGRGAAIFERPQRVPGRALGACELVISPVIRYDGRVTACCNETVLMGGGPAALRRDCASGEEVGRAVEELQQNPLYRAMGTAGGGALTAHPRFTDLADREFADICGLCWAMTRRVVPEQDDLLLSAIDLVGRGAHR
- a CDS encoding iron-containing redox enzyme family protein yields the protein MSTVTPPARPATAAGPSGAARGNSELVRAKIGLLMPGFSALTSRLWTSPSVAELYPRYLRLLHTAIRATVPLMELALERSEALASADPVAAGLVGYLTKHRREERGHDDWVREDLAAIGQDPDTLLSAMPGTAVANLVGAQYYWIRHHHPVCLLGHIAVLEGYPPSPQLTGYLRERTGYPVEGFRTLHRHATLDVRHRDELLCLLDELPLGPEHHTAIGVSALHTLQTTTVLFEELLATVPEAPPAPVAGTGPAARPV